One window of the Marinilactibacillus sp. Marseille-P9653 genome contains the following:
- a CDS encoding M20 family metallopeptidase encodes MSYSKWEEVLTANYETTVSWRRYLHEHPEPSFEEYKTRKYIVEKLKSFGYEDIEENIGGGGIAAYLRGTEDGPTIGFRADFDALRIQEATNLEFASKNPGVMHACGHDGHTATLLSVAKVLKEEQAELSGTVKFIFQHAEEVLPGGGKAMIDAGVLDDVDYVYGLHLRSPLEYGKVTYCSGYAMAAPDFFEIKIQGKGGHAAHPDSTVDSVVVASHVVNQLQTIISRKKDPTKSGVLTVSTLKAGDGAHNVISDKALIKGTVRTFAPEVRDMIEEKIGTMTQHICEAHDATCEVTYTRGYPALYNHEKETELIAELFKNQFGEEIVESTPLRMGGEDFAYFLQEKPGSFFFVNSGNEEKGISYPHHHPKFDFDERALLLGGKCFLSIVEHYLMKKETSNARESVTVESH; translated from the coding sequence ATGAGTTATAGTAAATGGGAAGAAGTTTTGACTGCTAATTATGAAACGACTGTTTCATGGCGACGTTATTTACATGAACATCCTGAACCTTCTTTCGAAGAATATAAAACGAGAAAATATATTGTAGAAAAATTAAAATCTTTTGGATATGAAGATATTGAAGAAAATATTGGTGGTGGAGGAATTGCTGCTTATCTTCGAGGGACTGAAGATGGACCGACGATTGGTTTTCGGGCAGACTTCGATGCCTTAAGAATCCAAGAAGCAACAAATTTAGAGTTTGCTTCAAAGAATCCTGGTGTCATGCATGCTTGTGGGCATGATGGACATACCGCAACGCTACTAAGTGTGGCAAAGGTATTAAAAGAAGAACAGGCAGAACTTTCAGGAACGGTTAAGTTCATCTTCCAACACGCGGAAGAAGTATTACCAGGTGGTGGGAAAGCGATGATAGACGCCGGCGTATTGGACGATGTGGATTATGTCTATGGACTTCATTTAAGATCACCACTTGAATATGGTAAGGTCACTTATTGTTCAGGTTATGCCATGGCGGCCCCAGATTTCTTTGAAATAAAAATTCAAGGAAAAGGCGGACATGCGGCGCATCCAGATTCCACAGTCGATTCTGTTGTTGTCGCTTCTCATGTAGTAAACCAACTACAAACGATTATCAGTCGTAAAAAAGACCCAACTAAATCAGGAGTCTTGACGGTTTCTACTTTAAAGGCGGGAGACGGCGCACATAACGTGATTTCAGACAAAGCACTCATTAAAGGAACCGTTCGAACCTTTGCACCAGAAGTCAGAGATATGATAGAAGAAAAAATCGGTACAATGACGCAGCATATCTGTGAAGCGCACGACGCAACTTGTGAGGTCACCTATACTCGAGGATATCCGGCGCTTTACAATCATGAAAAAGAAACAGAATTGATTGCAGAGCTTTTCAAAAATCAGTTTGGAGAAGAGATAGTGGAATCAACACCGCTTAGAATGGGCGGAGAGGACTTTGCTTACTTCCTTCAAGAAAAACCAGGCTCATTCTTCTTTGTGAACTCAGGTAATGAAGAAAAGGGTATTTCCTACCCACACCATCATCCAAAATTTGATTTTGATGAACGTGCCTTATTACTTGGTGGAAAATGCTTCTTATCTATTGTAGAACATTATCTAATGAAAAAAGAAACCAGCAATGCTAGAGAGTCTGTAACAGTGGAAAGTCATTAA